Genomic DNA from Candidatus Hydrogenedentota bacterium:
GTCCTGTGCGATAATAGGCCCCCATGGAGACATCCCCGATGAACGTGCGCTGGCACGACGTAAGCATCCCCATCCACGACGGCACGACGGTGTGGCCCGGCGACGACCCCGTGCGTCTGGTGGCGGCGAGCCGTATCGCGGAGGGTGCGAGCTGCAACACCTCAACGATTACTCTGCCCACGCACACGGGCACCCATTGCGACGCGCCATGGCACTTCGAAGAAGGGGGGCGAAAGTTGCATGAAATAGACCCGGAAGTCTATTTCGGCGAGGCGACGGTCATTCATTTGCCCGATGTGGAGCGGATCGAAGCTGAACACCTCGGCGCCAGCCCCCTGCCCCGCCGTGTGCTCTTCAAGACGAAGAACAGCGACTACCCGGTGAACGGCCCCTTCAATACCGCCTTTGTGGCCATAGCGCCGGAAGCCGCACGGCGACTGGTGGACGAAGGCGTGCGCCTTGTGGGTATAGACTACCTCTCCATTGCCCCCTACAAGAACTCCGGCCCAACCCACCACACCTTCCTGGAGAACGACGTGTTTGTGGTGGAGGGGCTCTGCCTGCGCGACGTGCCCGCCGGAACGTATCCATTTGTTGTGCTGCCCATGCCCATTCACAATGCGGATGGCGCTCCCTGCCGGGCCTTTGTGGGCCTGCCTCGATAAGGAAAACTCCCTTGTTTAGAATTCTCTGCCTCGCCGGATTGCCACTGATACTCTTGCTTGCCGGGTGCCCAAACACCGACAACGGGGCGATCCACGTCACGGGTGAGATCGAATCGCGCCACACTACGGCGGGTTCCCGAATCGGGGGACGGGTCATGGCCGTGCTGGCGGAAGAAGGCGACACGGTCGCGAAGGATGCGGTGGTGGTCCAGTTGGACGATGCCGAGGCGAAGGCCCTCGTCGCGGCCGCCGAGGCCCAGCTCGCGAGTCGGGAGGCCCTGCTGGCGAAGCTTGTGGCCGGCGCCACACCGGAGCAACTGCGCCAGGGGGAGGCCGCCGCCGCGGCAGCAGCCGCCCAACTCGCCATGGCGCTGAAGGGGGCAAGAAATGAAGAAATTCGGGCCGCCGCCGCCGCGCTGGACGCCGCCCAGGCCCAGCGCGACGTGGCCGTGAAGGAGTTTGACCGCGTCAAGAACCTGCTGAGTCAGGAGGTGGCCTCGCAGCGCCAGTTTGATCAGGCGAAGGCCGCGCTGGATGCGGCCGAGGCCCAGTTCAAGGGCGCGAAAGAGCAGCGCGATCTGGTGCTCAGCGGCGCGCGGGTGGAAGAGATCGACATGGCCCGGGCCTCGAATGACAAGGCCCAGGCCGCACTGGAGGAACTGAGAATCGGCCCGCGGGTGGAGGATATTGACGCCGCCCGCGCCGCGCGGGAAGCCGCCGCCGCCGACCTGGAGCGGGCCCGTGTGGGCCTCCGCGAAATGGCTATCGTCTCGCCGCAGAACGGGGTCATCGAGTCCCTCGATGTGCGTCCCGGTGATTTGGTGAAGCCCGGCCCCGTGGTGCGGATTGTGGATCCGGAAGATCTCGAAGTGACCCTTTTCGTCGGCGCGAAGATGCTCGGCCACCTCCAGCTCCAGCAGGAAATCACCTTTACGGCGGATGCTTTCGGCGCGGAGACCTTCACGGGCAAGATCAAGCAGATTGCGGCGGAAGGTGAATATACCCCGCGCAACCTCCAGACCGAGGAAGAGCGCGTGCAGCAGGTCTTTGGCGTGACCGTTGGCCTGGACTCCCACGGGGGCAAACTCCGCCCCGGCATGGCCGTGACCGCGCGCCTGCCCAAGATAAACGGGGCCAACTGATGGCCAGTGTCATCGAGGTCAAGAATCTCACGCGGCGCTTCGGCGGCATGACGGCTGTGGACAGCGTCAGCATGGAGATCGTGGAGGGCGATATCTACGGCTTTCTCGGCCCCAACGGCTCGGGCAAGACCACGCTCATCCGCATGCTCTGCGGCCTGCTCCACCCCACTTCAGGCACGGGGTCGGTGCTGGGCTACCAGCTTGTGCGCGACAGCGAGGCGATCAAGCGGAGCATCGGCTACATGTCCCAGCAGTTCAGCCTCTACGCTGATCTATCGGTGATGGAGAATCTGAAATTCTATGCGGGTATCTACGGCATCCCTCGTCGTGAGCGCTCGGATCGCATCGATGAAGTCATCGACATCGTGGGCATTGGCGATTTTCGAAAGCAGCTTGCGGGCCGGCTCTCGGGCGGCTGGAAGCAGCGCCTCGCCCTGGCCTGCGCCCTGGTGCACAAGCCCCGCCTCATGTTCCTCGATGAGCCCACGGCGGGCATCGACCCCGTGGCGCGCCGGGACCTGTGGAACCTGCTATTTGACCTGGCGGGCCAGGGCGTGACCTTTTTCGTCACCACGCACTACATGGACGAGGCGGAGCGCTGCAGCCACCTGGGCTATATTTACTATTCGAAACTAATGGTGCACGGCACACCCGGCGAGCTGAAGGCCCTGCCGGAGGTGACGCCCGAGGGCACGGCGCGCTATGAACTGCGCCTCCCCCGCGTTGCCGTGGCCATGCGACGCCTCAATGAAATGCCCTATGTAATGGATGCCACGATTTTCGGCGACGCGCTTCACGTGCTTGCGGAGAGCGGATCGGGCCCCCATCTGAAACGAGATCTGGAAAAGGACGGATTTCCCTCGGCGGAGGTCCGCGAAATTCCCGCCACACTGGAAGATGTCTTCGTAACCCTTACGCGGCTGCGGGCGAAGGAGCGCGCCGGTGTTTAAGGGTCTCGTCTCCATCATGTACAAGGAGTCCCGCCACATTTTGCGAGACCCGCGCACCCTCTTCCTCATGCTGCTGGTGCCCGCGGCCCAGTTGACCGTCTTCGGCTACGCGATCGACATGGATGTGAAGAATATCGCGACGGTGGTCTACAACCTGGACGGCCGGGCCGAGAGCCGGGCGCTCATAGACAGCTTTACCAATTCGGGCTATTTCACCATCAAGCGCGAAGTGACTTCCGGTGCCGAAGTGAACCACGCCATCGTCCGGGGCGAGGCCAAGATCGGCCTGATCATCCCCCACGACTACAGCGATCGCCTTTTGACGGGGGAACATACCGAAATTCAGGTATTGATCGACGGCAGCGACTCCACGGTGGCCATGCAGGCCCTCAACGTGAGCAACGCCATCGCCCTGCGTAAATCCATCGATTTGCTGGCCGATGTTTCCGGCGGTGCGACGGAACCGCCCATCGCGGCCCAGCCCCGGGTGCTCTTCAACCCCGACATGCGCACGGCGAACTTCATGGTGCCGGGCCTCGTGGGCATTATTCTCCAGATGATCACCATGCTGCTGACCGCCTTCGCCATCGTGCGGGAAAAGGAGACCGGCACCCTGGAGCAGCTCATGGTGACCCCCGTGTCGCGGCTGGGATTGATCCTGGGAAAGCTCCTGCCCTACGGCCTGGTGGGCATCATGGAAACCGTGTCGGTGCTGGTGCTCATGCGCTTCCTCTTCCAGGTGCCCATCGCCGGAAGTGTTTTCCTGCTGGCGGGCTTCACGCTCATTTTTCTCTTCACGGCGCTGGGCCTCGGACTCCTCGTCTCTACCTTTGCGGGCAACCAGATCCAGGCGCTCCAGTTCTCTTTCTTCATCATTCTGCCTTCGGTGCTCCTGTCGGGATTCATTTTCCCGCAGGACTCCATGCCCCACATCATCTACCTGATCGGACAGGCGGTGCCCGCGACGTATTTTATCCAGATCCTGCGGGGTATCATCCTGCGGGATACGGGCTTTGAAGACTTGTGGATGAACGGCGTGATCCTGGCGTGCATGGGCGTATTTGTGCTCACCCTGGCCACCCTGCGCTTCCGGAAGAACCTGGGGTAAATCCAAGCATTTGTACCGCTACCTCCGGGACACAAACTTTATGAAAATCGTGAACAGCCAGCACTATTTGCTCAACCCATGGAGCATCTCATGCGACCCAGAAAAGTGAAGATCGACCCCGCGCGCCGAGCGCAGATTGTGGCCAATGCCCGAAAGCATCAGGCGGAGCGGGCGGGTGGTTATCGCGAACAGGCCCTGAAGCTATTCCCCCATGTCTGCGCCCGTTGTGCCCGTGAATTCGAAGGGCCGAATCTTCGCGAGTTAACCGTCCACCATAAGGATCACAATCACAATAACAATCCGCCGGACGGCAGCAACTGGGAATTGCTCTGCCTCTACTGTCACGATGACGAGCATCAGGATGCGGTCCAGCGCGAAGCCGGTACGAGCCCCGGCGCGATCGGGCGCACGGAAGTAACGCTGGGCTTCAATGCCTTCGAGGGTCTGAAAGGCTTGCTGGGAACGGCGGACGAGGACAAGGACTGAAGCCGTAAGGGATTGAAAGTACAAGGCGGTTGCAGTGTGATTCATTGTCCAAGGCTCTGCTATCCCATTCTGCCGCATCGGTCGTTTAAGTCCCTTCCGTCCTTTAAGTCTCTTTCTCCGATTGACCGCACCTTTCCCCCGTGCTAAACTCCGAACACGTTCAGAACGGAGCACCCCATGAGCACCCCCAAGCCCAAGAAAAGCGAAGTTACCAAGGCCCACATCCTCAATACGGCCCTTGCCCTTTTTCAGGAGCATGGCTTCGAAAAAACCACCATGCGCATGATTGCAGCCGCTTGCGAACTATCCCTCGGTGCGGCCTACTACCACTTTGAAACCAAGGAAGCGCTGGTGCTGCACTTCTATGCCCAGACCAGCGCCGAGGCCCGCGAATACAACCAGCAAATCGTGGCCCGTTCTCACGACTTCAAGGAGCGCATGACCGCGCTGCTCCAGTTCAAGCTGGAGCAGATGACCCCTTTTCGGGAGCTGGCCGCCGTCCTCGCGCGGCAGGCGGCGGACTGGAATCACCCCCTTTCCCCCTTCAGCGCCCAGTCTACCCCCATGCGCAACGAGGCCATCAGCCTTATTGACGATGTGATTGCCGGAAGCAACCTGAAAGCCTCGGCTGTGCTGCGCCCTCACCTGGCAAAGATCCTGTGGCTCTACCAGATGGGGATCATCCTCTTCTGGGTAAACGACACCTCGGCGGAGCAAGAGCGCACGAAAAATCTCATCGGGGTCAGTCTGGGCCTCATCGAGAAATTCATCCGCGCCTCTGCGCTTCCCTTCATGCGCGGGCTGAACCAATCCGCGGTGAAAATCGTGGAACTGGTGGAAAGCAGCGCCACCCGCACAACCCCGTCTTGACCGCCCGTCGCCCCATGCCGCCCCGACAAGCAACCTCAATCTTCCTGACGGCGGCACGCAAGCGCCGAATCGCAGCGCTCCACACACCCCTTGAGGACCTCTACGCGCGGTACAACCAGCGCTGCTACGTGGACCCCGATCCGCTGGCACCACTTTACGGCTATTCGGCCCCGCAGGATCAGGAAATCATCGGGCTGATCACGGCTTCCCTGGCCTTTGGCAATGTGAAACAGATTCTGAAGAGCATTGAGCTGGTCCTCCACGCGCTGCCAGAGCCCGCGCAATCACTTCCCGGCCTGTCGAATAGCGAACTGAATCGGCGCCTCGCCGGATTTCGCCACCGTTATGTCACGGGGGTGGAAATGGCCTCGCTGCTGACGGGCGCGGGCACCCTTCTCCGGGAACACGGAACCCTCGGCGCAGCCTTTACCGCGATGGATGAGCCCGAATCACCCACGATTCTGCCCGGTCTCACCCGCTTCGTCCATGCGCTGCGGGACAAAGGACCGCTGGCAAAGAACTATCTGTTGCCCGATCCTGCGCTGGGCAGCGCGTGCAAGCGGTGGTTCATGTATTTGCGATGGATGGTGCGGTGTGACGCGGTGGATCTAGGCCTCTGGCGTTATCTGGGCGCCCACCGGCTTGTCATTCCCGTGGACACGCACATGCACCGCGTGGCCCTCGGCCTCGGCCTCACGAAGCGCAACAGCGCCGACCTCAAGACTGCGCTGGAGATCACCCGGGCCTTCCAGGTGGTGTGTCCCGAGGACCCGGTGCGCTACGACTTTTGTCTGACGCGTCTCGGCATTCGCGACGACGGAGACATGGCTGGGTTTCTTTGCGAGGCGATGAAGAAGTAAAGCGCGGGTCGCCGCGCTTACGCTCCCTCGGCCAGTTTCATTTTCACTTCGCCCGCATGGCGCACGGCGGTCCAGATCACATCGCACACGGCGTCGATCGTGGCTTCGCACATCGCGGTGCCGGTGGGCAGGCAGAGCACCCGCTCCGACAAACGCTCCGTATGGGGCAGGCGAAGACGCGCCTCGGGGAAGAGGGTCTTGTAGGGCTCCATGCGGTGGCAGCAGGGATAAAAATAGCGCCGCGCGAGAATATTCTCCGCGTGAAGCACCTTCAGCAGCTCGTCCCGGCTCAAGCCCGCGCTCTCTTCGTCTACTTCGACGATCACATACTGGTAATTGCGCTGCTCCAGGGTTTCATCGGTGAGCAGCACGACGCCGGGCAGGTCCGCGAGACGGAGGTCGTAGCGCGCCATGTTGCGGCGGTTCACTTCAACGAAGGTGTGCATGCACTCCAGCGAGGCCAGCCCCATGGCCGCGCTGGCCTCGGTCATCTTTCCGTTGATTCCCAAATAGACCACGGAATCCGGGCCATCGAAGCCGAAATTTTTCATCAATCGAAGTCGCCGGGCCAGATCGCCGTCGTTGGTGACAATGGCGCCGCCTTCAAAGGCGTTCAGGAACTTCGTCGCGTGGAAACTGTACACCTCGGCATCGCCAAAGCTGCCGATCATTTTTCCTTTGTGCGAGCATCCGAAGGCGTGGGCCGCGTCGTAGAGCAGCTTCAGATTGTGGCGCTGAGCCACTTCCGCAAGTCCCTCCACATCGCAGGGCTGGCCCCAGAGATGGACACCGATAATGCCGGTGGTTCGCGGGGTAATCAGCGACTCCACCTTTTTCGGATCGAGGGTGCGCGTGCGGGGATCGATATCACAGAAGACCGGCGTGATTTCCTGCCACTGGAGCGCATGGGCCGTGGCGACGAAGGTAAAGGACGGCACGATGACTTCGCCCTTCATCCCCAGCGCGCGGATGGCCAGCTCCAGGGCCACGGTGGCATTGCACGCGGCGATGCAGTGCTTCACACCGGCGGCTTCCGCGATGCGCGCTTCAAATTCCTGCACAAAGGGGCCGTTGTTGCTGAGCCAGTTTCGATCCAGCATCTCCTCCATCCGCGCCAGAATCGCCTTGCGATCACCAATATTCGGGCGCCCGACGTGGAGCGCTTGCTCAAATGCAGGCGGGGCGCCAAACACGGCGAGGGACTCTACTGCGAAGATGGTTTCTTTGACGGTGGTAGGTGCCACGATGATCTGCCTCGACGTCCGGATGCCACCCCGCACAACGGGCCAGCGGGGACCAGTGAACTATACCTGCAAGTGGACCCGAATTTCACGAAGGGGACAGGATGAAGGATGAAGGATGAAGGGTGAAGGATGAAGGATGAAGGGTGAAGGATGAAGGGTGAAGGGTGAAGGATGATACGCGTCGTCAAATCCGCGCCCCCATAAGACCCATAAGACCCATAAGACCCATAAGACCCATAAGACCCATAAGACCCATTCATAATTCATGATTCATAATTCATAATTCACCTTCCCCCAGCGCCACACGTGCAGCACAAAAAGCAGGCCCTGCTCCACGAACTTCATCGCGACCAACCCAGTCAGCCCGGCCCCGTACCACGCTGGCACCGCGAGCGCAAGGCTGGCCACGCGCGAGATGAGCGTGGGCACCATAATCCCGCCGCGATCACCCACAGCGCGGAAGTAGACATTGAAGGTCAGATTCGCCGGCGTCACGATCAACACCAGGGAACAAAGCTGCACCAGGGCCATGGACTCGGGAAACTTCGGGAAGAAAAACTGGATGATGAGGCTGCTGAGTACAAAGGAGGCCGCCGCCGTTGCCATACCGCCCAGGAGCAGATACAGCAGTTTTCGCCAGGTGAGCTTCATTGTTCCGTTGGCGAAGCGCGCAGTAAACACGGCGAATGCCGGGATGAGCACCGAACGCAGCTTCGTGTAGGGCAGCAGGCCGAGATAGAGAATCTCCAACTGCCGCTCCGAACCGAGGCTGCCCACGAGCACCTTGTCAAAATGGTTTTCCACCATGACCACACCACTCACCAGCGTCACAAAGGTGGCAAAGGAAAAGAGGTCGGGGTCATTGCGCCGATCCGTGATGGCGCCCGCGCAATGAAAACAGATGAAGCCCGCGAGCAGCACGTGGGAACCAAAATAGGCCGCGATGGCCGCCCACGCATCGTCGGGACGCCAAAGGGCCGCGAGAATAACGGCAATAACTCGACCGGTGAACAGGAGGGTGGTCCAGGCGCTCTCCCGCGCGAACTGCTGCTTGCCGTTGAGGTAGGCGGTGTAGTTCAGCAGGGGCCGGTAGAGCGGAAAAAAGAGGGCGCACAGGGCCACGCTGATTGCCGTCTCCCGATTGCCCGTCACGCCCCAGTTCCACGCGGCCAGCCCCGCCAGCAGGACGGCCCCGCTGAAGGACACTAGCGCCGCGCGCCGAGTTCCCACGATGAAAGAATAGTCATAGCCGCGCGCCACGGATCGGGAAAGGCTGTCGCCGATACCCATGTAGGAAAAGACCGCGAACAGCTCCATGAGCGAGATGGCGTAGATATAGCCCCCGAAGAGATTGCCTCCGGTAAAATTGGCAAGATACCATGTAAGCACGACGCTCGAAACAAGCTGCGCGCCGGTTTGCATCAATTTCCACGGCGCGCCGCTCACGAAAAAGCGCACATCCCCGTGGGACCAGATGCGGCTAAGCCTCGCGCGCATGACGTTGACTCCCGAGGCGCTGCTTCAGCCCCTTGAATGATGCGGGAACGAGCAGGCGCAACATGTCGGGCACCAGGTGCATGAGCTCATGCCACGGACGCCGGTGCAGGCGGTGATATTTCCATCGGATCGCCAGGCTGCAGCGCAACTGGGGCTTCCAGCGCGCGTAGGAAATGGCAGAGAACTCGTGGGTACTTCGCTGGCAGAGGGGCTCGGGCAAATTATGGCCGCGGGTGCACTCGAGCAGGCGGAAGTAAAGATCGTAGTCCTGAGCGTAGGGGAACGCGGGATCATAACCGCCGCACGCGCGCAGGCAATCGAGGCGCACCACGATTGTTGAATGAATAAAGGGGCAGAAGCGCGGGAGTGCACTCGCAATGGCGTCGTGCTCAACGGGTTTCCGCTTCACCACGACGGCGCCGGTCTGGCGGTTGGTGTCCTCGCTCCAGCACCCGATCAGGCCTGTATCCGGATGCGCCGCGCAATACGCGAGCTGTCGCGCCAGCTTTGCGGGATGCCAGGTATCCCCCGCGTCAATGCGGGCAAGCCAAAGGCCCCGTGCTTCGTCCACACCCCGCTTCAGCGCGCGGGTCAGCCCTGCATTGGCCTCCAGCGTGATAAATCGCACGCGCGGGTCCCGCGCGGCAAACTCACGGATTATGTCACCCGTTTCATCAGTTGACCCGTCATCCACTACGATGCATTCCCAATCCGCCATGGACTGAGCAAGCACGCTATCCAGCGTGGCGGACAGCGTCGTAGCGGCGTTGCGGGCCCCGATGACGATGGAGACCGTGGGCGATGTGGTGAAATCAGGGGACATGGTTGGCTCAAGGTGGCGGCTTCGGCGCGTATTCTACGGCGCGCGGGTGGGCAAAACAATTTGCCGCATGGGACTGTTGCTTAATGCAGGCTGATTCGCGCGGACCAATTGCGGACCCAGCGGCTGTTACGAATCTGCCGCCAGAGGCGACCGGTCGCGCCGGGTGGATGGTGGGCATCGTGGATGAAGTCCTCGGTCATGCGCCGCTCTTCCGCCGCGATCCAGGCCGCAGGCCAGGGCCTGAGCGGGGTGCTTGGTGACACGCGGTCGATTCGATTGGAGAAATTATTGAAAGCGGTGGCATACAGCTCCGTGGCGTGAAGTGCGGACTGTTCCCAGCGGTAGCCATTGATTATCGTGGTCACCGCCGCGCGGGCAATAGACGCGCAGCGCGTCGGATCGCCCATCAGGGTCGCCGTGCACGCTGCAAACGCAGGGGCATCGTCGAAGGGCAGCAGGAAACCGTTTTCGCCATTTCGGATCGCTTCGGGCACCATCCCTACTTGCGTCGAAAGACAACAGACACCGGAGGCCATGGCCTCCAGCACAGGCACCGGGCCGCCCTCGATGGTGGAGGTGCACCAGTAGACGTCCATGGCGCGATAGAGGGCCGCGAATTCCGCCTCGCCCACGACAAAGGGCTTCCAGAGACACTGGACGCCCGAGGAAGACAGGGACGCGATGAATTCCCCCCATCCTGGACCGACTATCAGGACTTGCGGGACGTGGCCCATTCCGAGTAACACCCGCATGCCTTTCACGAAGGTGTCGGTGCCCTTGCGCCCGCCCGCGTCGCTCGATCGCTTCCCCACGAAGCCTATAGTGAAGCATCCCGGATCCAGACCGAGTGCGGCGCGTATTGCAGGCTTCTCTTCCACCGCCGGTGGTCGAAAAGTTTCCGCTTGGATGCCATAGGGAACGATGGCAAGTTTCTGCTCGTCCACGCCGGATTCACACAGGCGCCCGTACCACTGGCGAGAAGCGGTCATTACAGCGTCGGCGCGATCAACGCTGCCCATGCTCGAAGCACCCTGCACGTGGTGGATCGTGGTCACCGTGGCAATGCGCCCGCAAAACGCGTCGATGGTCTTGTTGGCGTCTTGTGGCGTAAGAAAGTGCGCCAAATCAAAATGCCCGGCGTAACGTTCCAGCCCAGGCAGCGCGCGGAGCACGGGTCCTGAGCATAGGGTGGCGTCGATGCCGGGTGTATGGGTCGCGATGGCCCGGGCGATAGTGCCGCAAATCCAATAGGGCACATCGGGCACGAGCAGCACGCGCAGGGGTTGGTTCACGGTACGCCGCCCTGTGAAACGTCCACATAATTCAAGTCACGAATCAATTCAAACTGGCTTTTCCAGTCCCGCAGTGGCGTACACCAGTCTCCCGCGCGGCGAACATCTTCCGTGGCGCCATTCCGGTCGCTGAGATTGTCCTGGAACGCGAGCCCCTCCAAGCTATCTGCAAAGCCGTCTTGAAAGCGGCGGGGGTGAATGAAAAAAGCATTGACGCCATTGGAATCGACCGTGACGAAGCGATAGCCCCGAGAGCCGAGGAGCGCATGCCAGGCTTCAAGTGAGGCGCCATAATAAAGTCGCGTCGGGTGCGCCGCCATCCGCGAAAAACCGGGATCATAAGGTACGGTGATCGCCCTTTCGGGGCCGAAGGCGCTGTTGTACTCGACCACGACAATGCCGGGGCTAAAGCCGAGCGACAACACCGCCTCCAGAATATGGTAGTCGATGCCGTCAATATCGAGTATGAACACATCGGGGTTGCGATAGGGGCAGCGCTTCATCAGCTTCTCGATATTGTCCCGATCCACCAACTCCTGCACGGCGGAGACATTGTGGCAGCGCAGTTCACGGATCACCCGTTTGCAGCGCGCCGTCAGTCGCGGATTCCCCTCCACCATCACCCCGCCATAACGCCGCGCGAAGGCCAGCCAGGCCGAGCAATTCTGCAGACCATCCGCCGAGCCGATTTCCATGAAGAAACGATTTCGCTCCAGCATCCGAGCACAGAGATAATCGATGATGCCATCCTCCCCGTGCTGGCTGAATCCGGAAAACTCCCACGACAGGGGCCGCGTCGGGTCCACCTCGCGCGCCGCCGCCGTGGCCGCCGCGCGGGCATAGGCGGCCGCCACCCGTGACTGGCATTCCAGGCGCTCGGGCGTGCGCAGCACGTGGAGGATTTTCTTCATCATCCGATACATGGCATCTCTCGCAGATTCTCAGACAAGCGAACGGTAAGCCGCCGCGAACTCGGCCACTGTCTGGTCCAGGGTGAAATCCTTCAGCACGCGGTCCCGCGCGGCCGCGCCCCACTCCAGGCGCTTGTGGGGCGATTCTACACAGTCAGCGATGGCCTCGACCAGATGGCGGGTGCCACCACGCTGAAACAAGAGTCCATTTTCTCCGTCCACGATGATCTCCCGCGCGGATGGGAAGTCCGACACCAGACAGGGCAGGCCGGTGCCCATGGCCTCCAGCAAGGCCATCGGAAAACCCTCTGCCTCCGATGCCATTACATACCCGTCGAGGGCATGAAGTACGGGCAGGACATCTTCCCGGAAGCCCGCAAAGTGCACGCGATCCGTCAGGCCATGATCTCCGCACCAGGCTTTCAGCGCGCCTTCCTCCGGCCCGCTTCCCGCCACGAGCAGGCGCAATTGGGGATACCGTTCGCGACAGGCATGGAGGGCCTCGCACACCCGGCGCTGTCCTTTGTCCAACCTGATGCGGCCCGTCATGCCCAGCACAAAGTCGTCCGGCCCAATGCCGAAACACGTCCGGGCCTCCGCACGCTCGGCCGCACTCGGCGGGCAAAAGCGCGAGGGGTCAATGCCATTGTAGATGATTCGCGTTTGCACCGGCGTGATCACGCTGGCCGCCGCGGCTTTGGAGCAGGCCAGCAGCACATCGCATTTGCGATAGCGGGTGCGCTCCATCCACTGCTGGCTCAGGCTGCCGCCGCCGCGAATATGGTGAAGGTGCTCCACCAGTCGAGGGGGCCGCGCCCACTCCGAAAAGAGGCACGACGGCGCGCCGTGGGCATGGACGATATCCGGCGCTTCGGCGCGAAGCAGCCCGCGCAGTTTCCAGGGGATGCGCGGGTCCCATCGAGAGGCCGCCAGATGGCGCGGTGGAATTCCTCGCTCCGCAAAAGCTCCCGAAAAGGCCCCCGGCCCATGGAGTACCGCCAGGGTGCAGTCGATGTCCAGATCCGCCAGTCGAGGGAGCACGGAAAGCAGCAGGGTCTGGACGCCCCCCAATTTCATACTGTCCACCACATGGACCACGCGCAACCGACGCCCCATCTCAGGCACCCGACCCCGCGGCGGTGCGATAATGGGCAAGATAGGCCGCGGCAACATCGTTCCAGCCCCGGGCCTCCGCCTTCGCGCGGGAATGTGCGCCGTGGCTGCGGATCAACGCGGGCCGTTGCAGATAGGCGTTGAGCGCCCGGGCAATATCGGCACCGTCCGGTGCGATGAAATCGCCGTTAAGTCCCGGCTCGATCAGCTCCAGCGCACCACCCGTCCGCGTCTTGAGGATGGGCAGGCCCGAGGCCATGGCCTCCAGCACGGTGTTGCTCATCCCT
This window encodes:
- a CDS encoding oligosaccharide flippase family protein, with product MRARLSRIWSHGDVRFFVSGAPWKLMQTGAQLVSSVVLTWYLANFTGGNLFGGYIYAISLMELFAVFSYMGIGDSLSRSVARGYDYSFIVGTRRAALVSFSGAVLLAGLAAWNWGVTGNRETAISVALCALFFPLYRPLLNYTAYLNGKQQFARESAWTTLLFTGRVIAVILAALWRPDDAWAAIAAYFGSHVLLAGFICFHCAGAITDRRNDPDLFSFATFVTLVSGVVMVENHFDKVLVGSLGSERQLEILYLGLLPYTKLRSVLIPAFAVFTARFANGTMKLTWRKLLYLLLGGMATAAASFVLSSLIIQFFFPKFPESMALVQLCSLVLIVTPANLTFNVYFRAVGDRGGIMVPTLISRVASLALAVPAWYGAGLTGLVAMKFVEQGLLFVLHVWRWGKVNYEL
- a CDS encoding glycosyltransferase gives rise to the protein MSPDFTTSPTVSIVIGARNAATTLSATLDSVLAQSMADWECIVVDDGSTDETGDIIREFAARDPRVRFITLEANAGLTRALKRGVDEARGLWLARIDAGDTWHPAKLARQLAYCAAHPDTGLIGCWSEDTNRQTGAVVVKRKPVEHDAIASALPRFCPFIHSTIVVRLDCLRACGGYDPAFPYAQDYDLYFRLLECTRGHNLPEPLCQRSTHEFSAISYARWKPQLRCSLAIRWKYHRLHRRPWHELMHLVPDMLRLLVPASFKGLKQRLGSQRHAREA
- a CDS encoding glycosyltransferase family 4 protein; its protein translation is MNQPLRVLLVPDVPYWICGTIARAIATHTPGIDATLCSGPVLRALPGLERYAGHFDLAHFLTPQDANKTIDAFCGRIATVTTIHHVQGASSMGSVDRADAVMTASRQWYGRLCESGVDEQKLAIVPYGIQAETFRPPAVEEKPAIRAALGLDPGCFTIGFVGKRSSDAGGRKGTDTFVKGMRVLLGMGHVPQVLIVGPGWGEFIASLSSSGVQCLWKPFVVGEAEFAALYRAMDVYWCTSTIEGGPVPVLEAMASGVCCLSTQVGMVPEAIRNGENGFLLPFDDAPAFAACTATLMGDPTRCASIARAAVTTIINGYRWEQSALHATELYATAFNNFSNRIDRVSPSTPLRPWPAAWIAAEERRMTEDFIHDAHHPPGATGRLWRQIRNSRWVRNWSARISLH
- a CDS encoding glycosyltransferase; amino-acid sequence: MGRRLRVVHVVDSMKLGGVQTLLLSVLPRLADLDIDCTLAVLHGPGAFSGAFAERGIPPRHLAASRWDPRIPWKLRGLLRAEAPDIVHAHGAPSCLFSEWARPPRLVEHLHHIRGGGSLSQQWMERTRYRKCDVLLACSKAAAASVITPVQTRIIYNGIDPSRFCPPSAAERAEARTCFGIGPDDFVLGMTGRIRLDKGQRRVCEALHACRERYPQLRLLVAGSGPEEGALKAWCGDHGLTDRVHFAGFREDVLPVLHALDGYVMASEAEGFPMALLEAMGTGLPCLVSDFPSAREIIVDGENGLLFQRGGTRHLVEAIADCVESPHKRLEWGAAARDRVLKDFTLDQTVAEFAAAYRSLV